The Panthera uncia isolate 11264 chromosome C2, Puncia_PCG_1.0, whole genome shotgun sequence genome contains a region encoding:
- the IFNAR2 gene encoding interferon alpha/beta receptor 2 isoform X1 gives MLWSQNTSWIRPRDLYPVVYIGLMVGVVSAWPDLSDESCTLKVTFRSFRLILSWELKNHSIAPTHYTLWYTVMSKPDDMKIVEHCSNITASFCDLTDVWEVLPETYIPRVDGFRGNTMLVSCISDFFLATHVSLEPPDFDIVGSTNHINVIVKFPPVIPKILNGEILQYYLPLVIEEQSGKIVKKHHPKLNGNIIGNVTYVIDKLIPNTNYCVSVYFKSKDMGAINRSPVKCTFLQPGQETESSESAKIGGIIVMFLIAAVFISTILILKRVGYICLRNDFPKVLNFNNLSSWVFLERPPLETVAFVEVIHVNRKKKVWDYNYDDESDSNEEVAPPVSGGGYTMHGLTGRLLGPASASSATLEDCIQPDAEEPDQSEPEADTERLMTAWPSPEQSECCKSGAYKERGRLPQDPVSEDDDSSTEESGDKITFNVNLNSVFVRIPDDDSEVPPTSPSFLEETANLEDSDETEISFLAASGEGTQPPFASPSAECPWPEDALSDKSDSSESDADIRDGYIMR, from the exons ATTTGTCAGACGAATCTTGCACTTTAAAGGTGACATTTCGCAGCTTCCGGCTTATCTTGTCATGGGAATTAAAAAACCATTCGATTGCACCAACTCACTATACATTATGGTACACAGTCATGAG TAAACCAGACGATATGAAGATCGTGGAGCACTGTTCAAATATCACAGCATCATTTTGCGACCTAACCGATGTGTGGGAAGTCCTGCCAGAGACATACATCCCCAGAGTTGATGGATTCAGAGGAAACACAATGCTGGTCAGCTGTATCAGCGATTTCTTCCTGGCAACACACG TGTCTTTGGAACCACCGGACTTTGATATTGTTGGCTCTACCAACCACATCAACGTAATAGTGAAATTTCCACCAGTCATTCCCAAGATACTGAATGGCGAGATCTTACAGTATTACTTACCGCTCGTCATCGAAGAACAGTCAGGGAAGATTGTTAAGAAG CATCACCCCAAGCTAAATGGAAACATCATTGGAAATGTCACTTATGTCATCGACAAGCTGATTCCAAACACAAACTACTGTGTATCTGTCTATTTTAAGTCTAAAGATATGGGAGCAATAAATAGATCTCCAGTCAAATGTACCTTCCTTCAACCTGGACAGGAAACAG AGTCATCAGAATCCGCCAAAATAGGAGGAATAATTGTTATGTTTTTAATAGCAGCTGTCTTCATAAGCACCATATTAATACTGAAACGGGTTGGTTATATATGCTTAAGAAATGATTTCCCCAAAGTTTTG aattttaataacTTGTCATCCTGGGTCTTTCTTGAGAGGCCACCCTTGGAAACAGTGGCTTTCGTGGAGGTGATTCACGTtaacaggaagaagaaagtgtGGGATTACAATTACGACGATGAGAGCGACAGCAATGAGGAGGTGGCCCCTCCAGTAAGTGGAGGTGGTTATACTATGCACGGGCTAACGGGCAGGCTTCTGGGTCCGGCCTCCGCCTCCTCGGCCACCTTGGAAGATTGCATCCAGCCGGACGCTGAGGAACCGGATCAATCCGAACCTGAGGCTGACACCGAGCGCCTGATGACAGCGTGGCCCAGCCCCGAGCAGTCGGAATGCTGCAAGAGTGGGGCctacaaggagagagggaggctgcCACAGGACCCCGTCTCCGAGGATGATGACAGCTCCACCGAGGAGTCTGGGGACAAAATTACCTTCAATGTAAATTTAAACTCTGTGTTTGTGAGGATCCCCGATGACGACTCAGAAGTACCCCCGACGTCACCATCTTTTCTAGAAGAGACAGCCAACCTAGAGGATTCAGATGAAACGGAAATAAGCTTTCTGGCagccagtggggaagggacacagcCACCCTTCGCCAGCCCCTCTGCAGAGTGCCCGTGGCCTGAAGACGCTCTTTCTGACAAAAGTGACAGTTCCGAGTCAGATGCGGACATCAGAGATGGTTATATAATGAGATGA
- the IL10RB gene encoding interleukin-10 receptor subunit beta encodes MARGLRNWLGGCLLVSALGMVPPPENVRMKSVNFKNILQWEVPAFPKGNLTFTAQYQSYKKFQDMCTSAVLMECDFSSLSKYGDHTLRVRAEFADEHSDWVNITFCPVDDTMIGPPGMQVEALANSLHMRFLAPKIENEPETWTMRNIYNSWAYNVQYWKNGSDEKWPITCQYDFEVLRDLEPWTTYCVQVQGFLPDRNKTGEWSEPVCEPTTNAETAPSWTVAIVLAASVCVAFLLLGCSALLWCLYKKAKHAFSPGNCLPQHLKEFLGCPHHNTLLFSFPPSDDGEVFDKLSVITPVSESGTQNPGNGCTPGTLSGQGSSRLVPEGEVHPAEYGTPLVLSPASEGKWSGKPPGQTPNLDLEDSETTSKQ; translated from the exons ATGGCGCGGGGCCTGCGGAACTGGCTGGGCGGCTGCCTCCTGGTGTCAG ccTTAGGAATGGTGCCACCTCCCGAAAACGTCAGAATGAAGtcagtgaatttcaagaacattCTACAGTGGGAGGTGCCTGCTTTTCCCAAAGGGAATCTGACTTTCACAGCTCAGTACCAAAG TTATAAGAAATTCCAAGATATGTGCACAAGTGCTGTCTTGATGGAGTGTGATTTCTCAAGTCTTTCCAAGTATGGTGACCACACCTTGAGAGTCAGGGCTGAATTTGCAGATGAGCACTCAGACTGGGTGAACATCACCTTCTGTCCTGTGGATGACA CCATGATCGGACCACCTGGGATGCAAGTGGAAGCACTTGCTAATTCCTTACATATGCGTTTCTTAGCCCCCAAAATAGAGAATGAACCTGAAACATGGACCATGAGGAATATTTATAACTCGTGGGCTTATAATGTGCAATATTGGAAAAATGGCTCTGACGAAAAG TGGCCGATTACTTGTCAGTATGACTTTGAGGTCCTCAGAGATCTTGAGCCATGGACAACTTACTGTGTTCAAGTTCAAGGGTTTCTTCCTGATCGGAACAAAACCGGGGAATGGAGCGAGCCTGTCTGTGAGCCAACAACCAATGCCG AGACTGCCCCGTCCTGGACCGTCGCCATCGTCCTGGCAGCCTCGGTGTGTGTGGCCTTCCTGCTCCTCGGCTGCTCTGCCCTGCTGTGGTGCCTGTACAAGAAGGCCAAGCACGCCTTCTCCCCTGGGAACTGTCTGCCTCAGCACCTGAAAGAG ttTTTGGGCTGCCCTCATCACAATACACTTCTGTTCTCCTTCCCGCCCTCTGATGACGGTGAAGTCTTTGACAAACTGAGCGTCATTACGCCAGTCTCTGAAAGCGGCACACAGAATCCTGGCAACGGCTGTACCCCGGGGACCCTGTCGGGGCAGGGCTCCTCCAGGCTGGTCCCCGAAGGGGAAGTGCACCCAGCTGAGTACGGCACCCCCCTGGTTCTCTCGCCTGCGTCTGAGGGTAAATGGAGCGGGAAACCACCTGGGCAAACCCCAAATCTGGATCTCGAAGATTCCGAGACAACATCTAAACAATGA
- the IFNAR2 gene encoding interferon alpha/beta receptor 2 isoform X2, with translation MVFIIISLTHKPDDMKIVEHCSNITASFCDLTDVWEVLPETYIPRVDGFRGNTMLVSCISDFFLATHVSLEPPDFDIVGSTNHINVIVKFPPVIPKILNGEILQYYLPLVIEEQSGKIVKKHHPKLNGNIIGNVTYVIDKLIPNTNYCVSVYFKSKDMGAINRSPVKCTFLQPGQETESSESAKIGGIIVMFLIAAVFISTILILKRVGYICLRNDFPKVLNFNNLSSWVFLERPPLETVAFVEVIHVNRKKKVWDYNYDDESDSNEEVAPPVSGGGYTMHGLTGRLLGPASASSATLEDCIQPDAEEPDQSEPEADTERLMTAWPSPEQSECCKSGAYKERGRLPQDPVSEDDDSSTEESGDKITFNVNLNSVFVRIPDDDSEVPPTSPSFLEETANLEDSDETEISFLAASGEGTQPPFASPSAECPWPEDALSDKSDSSESDADIRDGYIMR, from the exons AtggtttttataattatttctctgACTCA TAAACCAGACGATATGAAGATCGTGGAGCACTGTTCAAATATCACAGCATCATTTTGCGACCTAACCGATGTGTGGGAAGTCCTGCCAGAGACATACATCCCCAGAGTTGATGGATTCAGAGGAAACACAATGCTGGTCAGCTGTATCAGCGATTTCTTCCTGGCAACACACG TGTCTTTGGAACCACCGGACTTTGATATTGTTGGCTCTACCAACCACATCAACGTAATAGTGAAATTTCCACCAGTCATTCCCAAGATACTGAATGGCGAGATCTTACAGTATTACTTACCGCTCGTCATCGAAGAACAGTCAGGGAAGATTGTTAAGAAG CATCACCCCAAGCTAAATGGAAACATCATTGGAAATGTCACTTATGTCATCGACAAGCTGATTCCAAACACAAACTACTGTGTATCTGTCTATTTTAAGTCTAAAGATATGGGAGCAATAAATAGATCTCCAGTCAAATGTACCTTCCTTCAACCTGGACAGGAAACAG AGTCATCAGAATCCGCCAAAATAGGAGGAATAATTGTTATGTTTTTAATAGCAGCTGTCTTCATAAGCACCATATTAATACTGAAACGGGTTGGTTATATATGCTTAAGAAATGATTTCCCCAAAGTTTTG aattttaataacTTGTCATCCTGGGTCTTTCTTGAGAGGCCACCCTTGGAAACAGTGGCTTTCGTGGAGGTGATTCACGTtaacaggaagaagaaagtgtGGGATTACAATTACGACGATGAGAGCGACAGCAATGAGGAGGTGGCCCCTCCAGTAAGTGGAGGTGGTTATACTATGCACGGGCTAACGGGCAGGCTTCTGGGTCCGGCCTCCGCCTCCTCGGCCACCTTGGAAGATTGCATCCAGCCGGACGCTGAGGAACCGGATCAATCCGAACCTGAGGCTGACACCGAGCGCCTGATGACAGCGTGGCCCAGCCCCGAGCAGTCGGAATGCTGCAAGAGTGGGGCctacaaggagagagggaggctgcCACAGGACCCCGTCTCCGAGGATGATGACAGCTCCACCGAGGAGTCTGGGGACAAAATTACCTTCAATGTAAATTTAAACTCTGTGTTTGTGAGGATCCCCGATGACGACTCAGAAGTACCCCCGACGTCACCATCTTTTCTAGAAGAGACAGCCAACCTAGAGGATTCAGATGAAACGGAAATAAGCTTTCTGGCagccagtggggaagggacacagcCACCCTTCGCCAGCCCCTCTGCAGAGTGCCCGTGGCCTGAAGACGCTCTTTCTGACAAAAGTGACAGTTCCGAGTCAGATGCGGACATCAGAGATGGTTATATAATGAGATGA